In Euphorbia lathyris chromosome 10, ddEupLath1.1, whole genome shotgun sequence, the DNA window CACgtaaaaatgcgaaaaacgcaTAATACTGTAAAAACatagaaaatgagaaaaatggaaaaaaatagaaaacacgaaaaacaccGAATATGGAAGAAAACATAGAATACGGGAAAAAATACAGAAtataggaaaataaaaaatacataaaaaaatgtataatataagaaaaacacaaaatacaTGAAAACCGCAAAATATAGGAAAAGTACAGGAAAAACACGGAAAACAAAAAATGTTGGGAAAACGCAAAAATACAAGAAAAATACATAATACAGTAAACTAATCAAATAATACAAATGATGAACTTCCaatgaatgaataaaattaTGTTAAGACATAAATTACCTAGATAATTTGATGGCCTTGTTTATATTTGCAGTTTATGCAGCAAATTGCAGGTCCAATATGGAAAAATGCAGATGGAGAGAATgaattaaaagaagaagaagatgacaAATAATCAAGGAAGGTATAATGTATAGTTGGAGTAAAATGATATGCATGGAATGGAATGAAGTTTggctttttttcttctttttccttttttaattcATAAAAACTTGGGAACAAAATAAAGGTCTAATTGGGAAATGGATCCTTTTTTTCCATAATTCCAAACTAaggcttcaaaatcaattagaatcctaaactatcaaaattaataattagatccataaactaagcaaaaatcaccAATTGAGTCtcaattctaaacaaaaatcatcaattgaggcctcatcgaaaatcaCAGTTTCAGACGCTCTttctcaaactcattttgaaccaacacagagaTAATTACAATCTATATGAAATAGTCATAGTTTCTGATTTTATGATAGCATAGgtacttaattgatgatttttccttagtttagggacctaattgatgattttgatagtttagagtCCCAATTaactttgaagctttagtttgagCACTCAAATGGATGTaatgctttttctttttatttcatttcgTTTTGTTTGTATGATAAATTTTtagagaaaattataaaaataaacctcgtGCTTTGGaccattttcaaatataaactatgtggtttaaagTTGATAAACAGACAGTGGTGAATACATGATTGTTCGGttggggggccgattttacacgtggtgtgtaaaaaaaattgctaaattgaatttgttcaaaaatttttttttttttatatatgtgttATAATCATAGTGACCAAGAgccaatttttaagtaccaatgtacaacttttcaaaattaagttatATTGTGTTTAAActtcttaacatgtaaaaaaactgtgtctaatagaaaaaatcggatttagaGACGACCcaattggcaaaaaaaattagaattttggatttagagacgGACTAACATGCCAAAAAatggaattttggatttaaagaGTGTCTAACAGGACCAAGGCCAATTTTGGAATGTTAATTCAACACCCGACCATTATTTCTTAGAAACAGGGAGGGCAGAATCACCACAGCCTTAAATTTCATGGAGACATGGGAgccgaaactactcgtggtCATGGTGGTTCCGGTGGCCGGAGGGGCCTAGGCCCCTCTGTCTCCGCCCCTGTAAACAGGTATCTTGAGGTTGATTCTGTTAGTAAACACAGTCTAAACTGATTAACggtattaaaaaaaagtcaaaatgtCAATCAAAGTTAAAGGTCAAAGGAGTATTTTttctctttatatttatttctttcataatttatattttattttctgaacTCAATCATTAGGTTACAACTCATTTTTCTCTCCTTAAATTATCTATTTCCCATGTTCAGGAAGTTCTTACTCGCTCAACTTTAAAACATTTCGTCGCTAATATTAGAACTACATTACTCCAACTTtagttgttttatgtttttaaaacgTGTATAACACATTTTTCATATGCAACTTACTTATTTGCCACCGAGTAATTAATTGGCTACATTATAATctagataaaaagaaaagataacaTTGAGatgattatcatttttattaatatcagTAATGCTAACCTGACCCTGaataaccaaatgaatttggttattACTGTTAGATCTAGACTCATTATAATTATGCGGCGGATATCCAAAATATCCTAAGATATAGATTTAGTGATCCTAGATCTAATAGTGAATAACTAGTTTGATTATTCAGAATCCAGATGAGCACTACTTCAATATTTAGGCGATAGATTTCTCAATTCGGTCAACCAATTTGACCTTTTCCTTTGCGTCAAGTATGATATAAACTATTTTTCTATGTCCTTTGAGATTATTTGAAAGATTGACGCTAATGCTTTGTAGCAATTTCAATCATTTTTAATTGTTTTCAGTTGATTTTATCCGCTTTCActcaattttttaaataataaaattaggtgaaatttatgtaaaatttcataataatttttttgaaattcatGAGAAATTAATAAAGCATTATtgttaatattttctaattgtTCCAATAATTTTTAGATGATTTCATATgattttatccatttttattcaatttcagaATGAGGTGAAATTTGATGAAATTCATATGAAAGTACATTATAAcatgggtaaatttcaaataaaactcatgtgatttcactaattttcagataaattattgtggtttactttttgtcaaaacgagaattgaggtttcgcacttgtAATAAAACAATGACattttggattaatgctattaaaactatctttaacgacctgaaaatgaaaattttcaggaattaaagttgttcaatgtcatatttgctatggaactacattttcgattttcgaaaatcatcttttttggaactttctctctttaaacattaactttttctctttttaccaaacatcatctaaataatctcaaaataaaaaagttaaagaattaaagttgcttaaaatattagtagttcttaaaatatgtcattttttaagtcgccaatggtgattttaatagtatcaatcgaaaaagtttttattttgctaaagttgaaaacctcagtccttactttgaaaaaaagtaaatcacagtcctttatctgaaaattagtgaaaccacaatgcttttatttgaaatttacccttataacattttacaactatgtcaatcttgataaaaaaaatattggtgttgatgtttttaaattgttttaataaaattatataaaattatctGATTTCATCTTTTTGAAATCATATAAAATTATACCACAATCTTTTGAAACTCATGTAAAACTTGATAAAATATTggtattaatattttaattgtttGTATCATTTTCAAATCAGTTCCTTCCGATTTAATCCATATTCAATCCATTTCATAAAAGATGGATTGGGTGAAATTCATGTAAAATTGCATCGCAACCTTTTGAAATTCACTTGAATCCTGATAAATCATTGGTCTTAATGTTTTGTAATTGCTTCAATCATTTTCAGATGGGTTCGTCTAACTTCATCCATTTTCacttaatttcagaaaatgtgaaatttggtgaaattcATGTGAAATTGCATTATAAGTTATAACCTTTTGAAACTTATGTGAaacttgaaaaaaaatattactattgatgttttttaattgttttaattatttcTATATTTTCATCCGATTTCCACTTTCACTCAATTTCAGAATAGGTGAAATTGGTGTCAAATTGCACTATATGTGAATCTTGATAAAACAATGGTATTAATGTTTCTTAACCGTTTCAATCATCTTTAGATGGGTTTCATCCAATTTCAGTCTTGACACTTTTGTGATAGATTATAATtgcaatttcttcttcttctttttttttgttatgaaTGCAATTTGTTtgaactatatttttttttctttttgtgttgAAAATTTAGAGTTAGAATAGAAATAAGTTGAAGAATGTAGATTGGAATCATATTATAGAGATCGGAGATCAAAACACTGTGGTTGGCGTTCGAATGTTTTATCGAAAGTTTACAGGTAGCTAGAAGTTTGGCATGGAAGCGATTTGATATTGATGTTCTTCTTAATCGTTTATTTTAGATAGTTAGGGTGTGTTTGGCAAAATAAGAAATGGATAGATAGTCTTACGGCATGTTTAGGAATGCATATTTGGATTGTCGTATATCTTTAGCCAATAATATAATATAGGTAAAAAGCAATTTGAACTCTCTGTTTTTTTTCATTAaactttaaaattttatttggatatattaagACTCTCCTTTTTTTCCGTCATATTAACCCCCTGATAGATATAAAAATTAGCTTTGAAGATAAAACTCGATTAATAAAGTGTTAACCGTGTCACCTACgttcgaaatttgtatttttaacagtCATAAACAATTTTTATATGTGTAATGACTATAAAATAACTGTAAAAACCtataattctgttgatgattttttagTAAATTCGGAGTGGCTTGGCTTAGGTATTCTACATTCGGCTGTTCACACTACGAAAAAAGAGGTGTTTACCAACACTATTTTAGAGACACTTTATTtaagtgggttactaaacctAGCCCCTAATTTATACTTCTAGCCCCTACAAttgaccgaactaccctttgcactaaatttcaaaaaatccaaaacctctcaagaaccctaaactatttttgctcaaatccggacaacacagtgaaccgaatcatggatgACAATAGAAGACGTAAAGGAAAAGATAAAGTGGTAAGATTCAccgctttatttcgttgattttgaGCTCGTAATGAATCTGTGGGTGTTTCTAAAAATTCGCCGGAATCGCAtgtcgggcgtatgagtatcacgccctaccAATGGTGAGGGCGTGATAGCCATATGCCCGCACCAACGGTAGGACGTGATACACATACGCCCGAACCGTTGGGAGGGCGTGGTGCTCATACGCCCGCACCAACGGtagggcgtgatgctcatacgcccgaaccgcaggTCGGGCATGATGCCCTTACGCCCACGttgttttttaataaaaatatatattatttaaaattttagtataaatttagtatagtattagcatgattattacaattttattaatttaggttaattttataaatttagtataatttagtataaattgattaaaactttaatataatttattataattttataactttagtatatttacaatgatttacaattttattaatttagggtaattttataaatttagtataattaaattgattaaaactttagtataatttattataattttataattatagtatatttacaattttattaatttagtagtattttagcagaattttcttaatttagtgtaattttttatgtagacggagcggcctattaggggtgggaaatccatcccgtcatctgctcgtcgtctagatatggacgacgaggatgatacaccacgacATACGAGATTACGTGGTATTGATATTTCTGGTCGTAGACGGAGAGAGGCTGCGACGGACCAGTTGAGGAGGGGATCGATTGTGCAGCAGCCCAATATTGATGGATCGGAGGGGGCGACCGATTATGATGATAGAGAGCTTGATAGCGATTCTTTTcaggactacctggatgtggcagCCCGGACAGTGCGATAGTCTGCAATTGCACAGgatcgcgaggttgaggagagcgatgagcagccgaccctggggagacagccgacccagcgcgtaggaggtcgttttgcgagtacaggtattttttagtaatttagtatattttagtatattagtataatttagtattattttagtataatttaatatattttagtatattagtataatttagtatattttagtatatattttataattttagtataatttattataattttagtatattagtatattttagtatattagtataatttagtatattttagtatatattttataattttagtataatttattataattttagtatattagtataatttagtatatttaaGTATATTAGTGTAATTTAGTATGTTttagtatatattttataattttagtataatttattataattttagtatatattagtataattttacaattttagtatatattagtatattttagtataattttagtatatattagtatattattacaattttagtatatttcagtatattttagtatattactATATTTTTAGTgtattagtataatttattataattttcagggacaagcaaacgtcccaaaggtagtgaggacgagagctggctAGTTACTGCACCGGTAGATGGTGgccccgttgatggttccgtgattcctagttttctaggacatgttgcatcacggatgttgggaggagagattcggtcgtttctgacatgctacaataGATCATCAGcatgccgagatttgtgtcagtggttttctagtgcgtcacccgaggtaagaataatatatagtgtcaacatttattgtaatttgtatttttaactatgaacataaaaaacattcagtaattgtataaattgtatatgtgtcattttacagctgagggagatgatcgagaggactggtttgtctcacATTCCACAGACCATGTTtaagaacctcgacactccgctattgactgcgttcgtggaaCGGTGGCAGCCCGacacgaactccttccacatgccgttcggggagatgactatccagctgcatgatgtgtggcagattcttcggatcccgatcgacggtccgatggtgtccgagtctccccctactgacgggcttcatgccatgtgcatgatgatgtttggggtgagtcAGGCTGAGCTTCTGTTGGCGACCCGACATTTATGgggtggtggaggtgtatttgttggggCTGTACAGGGGCTTCTCActgagggtagggatgacgctactcggacacagcgtggatgtggtttatgcttggatccactctatttgttgacaagagtggagataggattagaccggcccatcttgctgaggtttacggcggtgtcagcggggcagctggactatcatgggggtctgctacactagccatgttgtaccggcagctggggatagcaAGCAGAGGAGACTGTTTAGGTAtttgcggatgtttgaccctactgcaggcatggatatacgagtattttccggtgttccggccgcatagaggagctcacttgatcccagctgaccatgcccgtgcactgagatgggaggtcggggtaccaaGCAAGACGACCACCCGACTAGATACCACACGCGGGCAGCTGGACCATATGAcggcagaggtattttataaaattttagaattaatgtaagtattatttatagtatattattattttttattggctattatttttgtttaggtgacgtggttgccttatggtcctgtccccgatgatgatcggcttcgagtgtcatacgccggttggatacggtgtagagacatcgtcgagccgtatatgcccgatcgagcgctgcgacaggtcggatatactcagactatcccagctgagcgtattagacctgataaagcagtacgaccatggagatctatagcgtataagctcacgcattccttagtcacagttgaggatactTGGCGGAGATTTCCACGGGCTCGGTCCATTGATCGGGGCagatgccgaccagttggatacgatcccactgcctgtgatgCTGCTTATATGGACTGGTATAGGCGATATTTgcatccccatctccttcatgcaccacaggctggaccggtacagcatgctcgcgccaacagcgaatttgtaagtttattattatttaatgttattatttagtattagtttatatgtgtttaatttttattatttttttattatttttttttgcagtaggttagctggttgtggcgtgtcacccaactatcagctacccaccgatctgacgaggatgttccacgcattaagagggagatggatcagtttatggatgcgtggcgtcgggcgagctgATTTTTTTGTTGTAGACATTCATACATTTAAACACTTTTTGTTGTagatattaaatttttatttttatttttatgtttattaattttatttgttaagtacatttatgtagttacgggtttaacgacCTATTTACGGGATacaaaagctatttttttttgctctctcgacACACGGGCGTGTGTCTATCAcacctcaccgtgtggtcgggcgtgacagccccacgtctcaccgtgtggtcggacgtgatagtccCACGTCCGatcacacggtgaggcgtgtaGATATCACACCCGCCCACATGGTGAGACGTGGGGCTATcgcgcccgaccacacggtgaggcgtgatactcatacgtccGCATgtcgagagagcaaaaaaaatagcttttttcaccccaaaacccatgaaagggtaatttcgtcttttcacggggctaggagTGGGAAATTTGGGCtgagtttaacaacacccttgtTTAAATGTACCTACAAATAGCTATTGGacttttttatcaatattattttcaaGTTGGGCTGTCAAACTAGCCCACTTAAAGTCCATCCACCAAGcctaaccctaaccctaaccTAGCCCTAACCCGTACCAGATTGTTCTCCCGGATTCAATTCGACCCTCTTCTCTCAACTCTCCTTCGTCCTTCTCATTTTTCAACTCAGACGTCTCTCTATCTTACCGTTCTCTCAACTCTGGCCGCTCTCTGCCTTGCCGTTCATGGAGAGTgaagaaaaaatgtgaaaatggcCGCGATGTTGATGCGATATGGTCTTTGAATTATCTTCATGTAGGCTCTAGAACTTCAATTTGTGTTTGGATCTTGAAGATGCAGACCGCTGCTACCTTCAACtccaatctctctctctctctctcaaacagCAAAGTAATATCTGTGTTTGGATCTTGAAGATGCAGACCGCTGCCGCCTTCAGTCTCTCTTCAATTTGAGTATATGGTTTAGTTAATGATCATTTTGAGCACTACAACTATGATATCTTATGTTGTTTACTTATCTGTGTAAGCATTATATGAAAAGGCATGCTTTGAAATTTTTGATAGCATTCTTACATGGAGTAATTTTCTTGATATGTAGTGTGATGACCTGTCTAAGGAAAGGAAGACCAGAACACCAATTAAGATTCAGGTTTCACACACTTAATTGAAGTAAGCAAATATCTCAATTGATTTTGTAATGTCTGCTTCTGTTCATTATCTATATATTCACATTTGCATTTTCTTTTgtatgtgagctactcttattCTTGTAAATTCTAGGATATTTGTCTATAATACTTTAGAATGAGTTTCTTTATGGTTATTAGGTTAATGGTGTTGATTTACTTGGTTTCAGTTACCAACTTGCTCTCTTACAATGGCCCAAAATTAGTTGTTTAGCTTTACTTTTCCTTTAAACAAGGCAAATATCATAAGATTGAATGCTCTCCCTGTTGTTCTTCAAAAACTTTAGGGAACTAGTTTAGCTTTAGAAATTTCAAACTAGTGATacctttaaaaaaataataaactgaGATTTGATACTTCATGTGATATTTTGCAGGTTGGTATATGGATACTCATGTGATACAATTATTTACGTTTTTGGTGGAGAAGTATTTGGTGGTCAAAAGACATCAATTTCTCTACACAGCAATGTTTGAAAATGTTGTTGATACGACTTCCCTCAGCGCAACATGGAACTGACTAGAATTTATGTTCAGGGTAAGGATTTTATtgcttttcaaattttttgctTAATAACATATGCCTCTGTTTATTGACCAGAAAAATAGTTGGGTTAGTTTTTGTGCAAGATCCTCTCTCAATCTTATTGTAAGAATGGAGAGCGGAGAAAAGGTTGCAGAATAAATAAGTCAATTTTGCCTCAATCCGTAATAATTGGAACCCTTGCACAGTTTACCAATTGTACCgttttgtttctttttataGGATTTACCTTTCCCAAGTCAAACACAAACACCAGTGTCAAAAATACTGAAGCGAGTAGATACTGCTAACACAGGAAGTGTGATGAGTATTTCTAAGCATCACAAGAAGGTAATTACATTGTCTAATTATATTTTCTTCATATTTAATGCAAACTATTTGCTATTTTTAGTCATATCTTACTCTGAACTCCCTATGCCAGGTAACTCACTGTGAATATGAAGTTGAAACTAATGACGGAAGGACAATCACAAAACAAAGAAAGACAAGAATCATGTTTGAGGTATGGATTCTAGGATCCTTACCCTGCATACAGAATTAGCCTGATGGAAATGGGCTGATTTCTAGTATCCAAAGCCTTTCATTTTAACAGCTCCATGTTATGGATTTCCTTGTCTGTTATATCAGGACCCAAGTAAACATAAGAAGATGAACACGTCAAAGGCTAGAAGAACTCCTAAAATTGTACTTTCTCATCAATCCCTtttgactaacagtgttaagGAATTGTGGCTGCTTTCAGAAAGTGGAGGCTTGAAGTTCCTATTGATCCTAAACAAATTTATGAGTTAGATTTGGAATATGCTGTTAAGGGAAAGTACATGATTGATTCCACTCCTACTTTAAGGTAATTATCCTAACATCTGCAATGTGTTATAAGTGTggaattcttttcttaaaagtGGTTTTAGATCCAAATTTAATATGGTATCATATATTTGCCTAATCCCACTTCAGCCTGCACGATATTGACATTAGACTTGAACCTGATTGAGCCAAGA includes these proteins:
- the LOC136207972 gene encoding synaptonemal complex protein 1-like, which encodes MFRDLPFPSQTQTPVSKILKRVDTANTGSVMSISKHHKKVTHCEYEVETNDGRTITKQRKTRIMFEDPSKHKKMNTSKARRTPKIVLSHQSLLTNSVKELWLLSESGGLKFLLILNKFMS